One Paucidesulfovibrio longus DSM 6739 genomic window carries:
- a CDS encoding pyridoxamine 5'-phosphate oxidase family protein, with product MRKNVTREETVINDILDRADVLHLALCDDDGPFCVPVNFARSGRTLFVHSGLDGRKAAALKNGRLGFSAVTDMEPKTSDKACKWGYRFKSVRGEAVSKILLDESERAAALDIVVRRYAGESLPMNEDMLKITAVFALEMIEVTARIKD from the coding sequence ATGCGCAAAAACGTCACTCGAGAAGAAACCGTCATCAACGACATCCTGGACCGCGCCGACGTGCTGCATCTCGCCTTGTGCGACGATGACGGCCCCTTTTGCGTGCCCGTGAATTTCGCCCGCTCGGGCCGCACCCTGTTCGTGCATTCCGGCCTCGATGGCCGCAAGGCCGCAGCCCTGAAGAACGGCAGGCTGGGCTTTTCCGCTGTGACCGACATGGAACCCAAGACCTCGGACAAGGCCTGCAAGTGGGGCTATCGCTTCAAGAGCGTTCGGGGCGAGGCGGTGTCGAAAATTCTACTGGACGAATCGGAACGCGCCGCAGCGTTGGATATCGTGGTCCGGCGCTATGCGGGCGAAAGCCTGCCCATGAATGAGGACATGCTCAAGATCACGGCGGTCTTCGCGTTGGAGATGATCGAGGTCACGGCACGGATCAAAGACTAG
- a CDS encoding TIGR04283 family arsenosugar biosynthesis glycosyltransferase has protein sequence MSQSKAPQLSVIVPVLHEEGRIGFLAGHVAELARSDGVDVQLVIVDGDCAGSTLAALPDAERAGVVGVCAGPGRAAQMNAGARVATGEVLLFLHADTRLPCGAFARIFQVLGNGLAQAGAFDFQFDAAGFPYAMLAWAGRLRSRLERCPYGDQAHFFPRAVFFGLGGYPDIPLMEDVELMWRVRRRRLPLCVLPDRVTTSARRYAEEGPIRRVLRNFCLRTAHAFGADPAKLARQYRPHAGDEDRRMVP, from the coding sequence ATGTCCCAAAGCAAAGCGCCGCAACTTTCCGTGATCGTTCCCGTCCTGCACGAGGAGGGGCGCATCGGATTTCTGGCCGGACACGTGGCGGAGCTTGCCCGGAGCGACGGCGTGGACGTGCAGCTCGTGATCGTGGACGGCGATTGTGCAGGTTCGACCCTGGCCGCGCTGCCGGATGCGGAGCGGGCCGGCGTCGTGGGCGTTTGCGCCGGGCCGGGGCGCGCCGCGCAGATGAACGCGGGCGCACGCGTTGCCACGGGGGAGGTGCTGCTTTTCCTGCACGCGGACACCCGGCTGCCTTGCGGAGCTTTTGCGCGCATTTTCCAGGTGCTGGGCAACGGGCTGGCCCAGGCCGGAGCATTCGATTTCCAGTTCGACGCTGCGGGTTTTCCCTACGCCATGCTGGCCTGGGCCGGGCGGCTGCGTTCGCGGCTGGAGCGGTGTCCGTATGGCGATCAGGCGCACTTTTTCCCGCGCGCCGTCTTTTTCGGCCTGGGAGGCTATCCGGACATTCCGCTCATGGAAGACGTGGAGCTGATGTGGCGGGTGCGCCGCAGACGACTGCCGCTGTGCGTCCTGCCGGACCGCGTGACCACCTCGGCCCGGCGGTACGCCGAGGAGGGGCCGATCAGGCGCGTTCTCCGCAATTTCTGCCTGCGAACGGCCCATGCCTTTGGCGCGGATCCGGCAAAGCTGGCGCGGCAATACCGGCCTCACGCCGGGGATGAAGATCGAAGGATGGTTCCGTGA
- a CDS encoding TIGR04282 family arsenosugar biosynthesis glycosyltransferase — protein MKQCLLFFLKYPEAGRVKSRLAAEVGEVPAAELAKAMAEDLLDSLKWLEDVDLIVCFDPKERAGDMAEWLGPERTYWPQRGQNLGLRMKNAFSAAFRKGYDRAVLMGGDVPCADDNAVRPVFERLEGDAAAIGPSEDGGYWLIGFSERGFAPEAFTDVDWGTDKVLAQTLKWLEFSQKQIVLAPLMRDVDTLGDLRALVEAGRLGRHSRTLAQARKLLAAADQ, from the coding sequence GTGAAGCAATGTCTGCTGTTTTTTTTGAAGTATCCGGAAGCCGGACGGGTGAAGTCCCGGCTCGCGGCCGAGGTGGGCGAGGTTCCCGCCGCCGAGCTGGCCAAAGCCATGGCCGAGGATCTGCTCGATTCCCTGAAATGGCTGGAAGACGTGGACCTGATCGTCTGCTTCGATCCCAAGGAACGGGCCGGGGACATGGCCGAGTGGCTCGGACCGGAGCGGACGTATTGGCCTCAGCGCGGCCAGAACCTGGGCCTGCGCATGAAGAACGCCTTTTCAGCGGCGTTTCGCAAGGGGTATGACCGCGCCGTGCTCATGGGCGGCGACGTGCCCTGCGCGGACGACAACGCCGTGCGGCCCGTCTTCGAGCGCCTGGAAGGGGACGCGGCAGCCATCGGCCCCTCCGAGGACGGCGGATACTGGCTGATCGGCTTCAGCGAGCGCGGTTTCGCGCCCGAAGCCTTCACCGACGTGGATTGGGGCACGGACAAGGTCTTGGCGCAGACATTGAAATGGCTTGAATTTTCCCAGAAGCAAATCGTCCTTGCCCCGCTCATGCGCGACGTGGACACGCTGGGCGACCTGCGCGCCTTGGTGGAAGCCGGACGGCTGGGGCGGCATTCCCGCACCCTTGCCCAGGCGCGCAAGCTGCTCGCTGCGGCCGATCAGTAA